In the genome of Gloeotrichia echinulata CP02, one region contains:
- the hepC gene encoding heterocyst development glycosyltransferase HepC: MTLSIIPTLQNGYTVDEKHQDNRSPYCTLQWRRGQLLVKSSGKLKQPYLPALYSEQSLVECLKHSPINFVRIDPKLGEARLKFWADACEQANKSIFLGIPSTDKGLKPSSPLFSGLKRLIDWIFALALLLIVTPVMLGLVLLMRVYSPGSLFSREWYVGERGKFFRGIKFRTTAKQNITSLGGWMAKYELQNLPQLFNVVRGDMSLIGSRCWTLEDAVRLSSEEQKQLNQLSGMTGGWEVSPETNLLNLDGQTL, translated from the coding sequence ATGACATTGTCAATAATTCCAACTTTACAGAATGGCTATACTGTGGACGAGAAACACCAAGATAATCGCTCCCCATATTGCACACTACAGTGGCGTCGGGGTCAGTTGTTGGTGAAGTCTTCGGGAAAACTCAAACAGCCATATCTACCTGCTTTATATAGCGAACAATCGCTAGTAGAGTGCTTAAAACACTCCCCAATAAATTTTGTTCGTATCGACCCAAAGCTGGGTGAAGCCAGGCTAAAATTTTGGGCAGATGCGTGTGAGCAAGCTAATAAGTCAATATTTTTAGGTATACCCTCTACCGATAAAGGACTGAAACCAAGTAGCCCACTTTTTAGCGGCTTAAAGCGGCTAATTGACTGGATTTTTGCCTTAGCACTACTGTTGATTGTGACTCCAGTAATGCTGGGATTAGTTTTGCTGATGCGGGTTTATTCACCAGGGTCACTTTTTTCTCGTGAGTGGTACGTTGGTGAGCGGGGTAAATTTTTTCGAGGAATCAAGTTTCGCACAACTGCAAAGCAAAATATCACATCCCTAGGCGGTTGGATGGCTAAGTACGAACTGCAAAATCTGCCACAGTTATTCAATGTAGTGCGGGGTGATATGAGTTTGATCGGTTCTCGTTGTTGGACGTTGGAAGATGCAGTTCGCCTAAGTTCAGAAGAACAAAAGCAACTCAATCAACTATCAGGAATGACGGGTGGATGGGAAGTTAGCCCAGAGACAAACTTGTTGAATTTGGATGGACAAACACTGTGA